One genomic window of Geodermatophilus sp. DSM 44513 includes the following:
- the mftE gene encoding mycofactocin biosynthesis peptidyl-dipeptidase MftE — protein MTTLAGATWPDLPERPLLLVPLGAVEQHGHHLPLATDTTVACAVAEAAVDVLDGALLAPALAYGASGEHEDFPGTVSLGTEALTGLLVEYGRSACRWAGRLVLVNGHGGNLDALRTAGARLRGEGREVGWFPCAPPGGDAHAGRTETSVMLHVEPDAVRIDRAVAGDTTPIAELFPRLRAEGVRAVSPTGVLGDPAGASAREGAALLEGLAGRLAAAVRGWDVDPSGRLRG, from the coding sequence GTGACCACCCTCGCCGGCGCCACCTGGCCCGACCTGCCCGAGCGCCCGCTGCTGCTCGTGCCGCTCGGCGCGGTCGAGCAGCACGGCCACCACCTGCCGCTGGCCACCGACACCACCGTGGCCTGCGCGGTCGCCGAGGCCGCCGTCGACGTTCTCGACGGCGCGCTGCTCGCCCCGGCCCTGGCCTACGGCGCCAGCGGCGAGCACGAGGACTTCCCCGGCACCGTCTCCCTCGGCACCGAGGCGCTGACCGGGCTGCTGGTCGAGTACGGCCGGTCGGCCTGCCGCTGGGCCGGGCGGCTGGTCCTGGTCAACGGGCACGGCGGCAACCTCGACGCGCTGCGCACCGCCGGGGCGCGGCTGCGCGGAGAGGGCCGCGAGGTCGGCTGGTTCCCGTGCGCCCCGCCCGGCGGCGACGCGCACGCCGGGCGGACCGAGACGTCGGTCATGTTGCACGTGGAACCCGACGCCGTCCGCATCGACCGGGCGGTCGCGGGGGACACCACGCCGATCGCCGAGCTGTTTCCCCGGCTGCGCGCCGAGGGCGTGCGGGCGGTCAGCCCCACCGGCGTGCTCGGTGACCCGGCCGGCGCGTCGGCGCGCGAGGGCGCGGCGCTGCTCGAGGGCCTGGCCGGGCGGCTGGCCGCCGCCGTCCGGGGCTGGGACGTCGACCCCTCCGGGCGGCTGCGCGGCTGA
- a CDS encoding cysteine hydrolase family protein, protein MGSPPGWLVVVDYQEVFRDRGSPWTTPRFDEIRPRVRSLVAAFGDRVVFTRFVVPEEPTGAWADYYAKYDHFTQPHAIPLFQLAEDPGASPVVDAPTFGKWVPEVAALVGEGPVTVAGVATDCCVLSTVLPAADAGVRVRVVSDACAGADDQAHDDTMRILGCYAPLVEVATTAEVLAAG, encoded by the coding sequence ATGGGGAGCCCGCCCGGCTGGCTGGTCGTCGTCGACTACCAGGAGGTCTTCCGCGACCGCGGCTCGCCGTGGACGACGCCCCGGTTCGACGAGATCCGCCCGCGCGTCCGCTCCCTGGTCGCGGCGTTCGGCGACCGCGTCGTCTTCACCCGCTTCGTCGTCCCCGAGGAGCCGACCGGCGCGTGGGCCGACTACTACGCCAAGTACGACCACTTCACCCAGCCGCACGCCATCCCGCTGTTCCAGCTCGCCGAGGACCCGGGCGCCTCCCCCGTCGTCGACGCGCCCACCTTCGGCAAGTGGGTCCCCGAGGTCGCCGCGCTGGTCGGCGAGGGCCCGGTCACCGTCGCCGGGGTGGCCACCGACTGCTGCGTGCTGTCCACCGTGCTGCCCGCCGCGGACGCCGGCGTGCGGGTGCGGGTGGTGTCCGACGCGTGTGCTGGCGCGGACGACCAGGCCCACGACGACACCATGCGCATCCTCGGCTGCTACGCCCCGCTGGTGGAGGTCGCGACCACCGCCGAGGTCCTGGCCGCGGGGTGA